One genomic segment of Cardinium endosymbiont of Philonthus spinipes includes these proteins:
- a CDS encoding helix-turn-helix domain-containing protein, whose translation MEQHKGKIVENAIKKSGFRMKALAGKLGIARNTLYTRLKEADLKESFIIEIGRVIHYDFSSDFPGIYERNAQKDDAKVPRYKLKEDNHQYTDEFSVLLKDTHFNQLQELNKKYLKLMEEYNKLLKALIIMANDAELAGIKQEIMAFVKEQEQEN comes from the coding sequence ATGGAACAACATAAAGGAAAAATAGTAGAGAATGCCATTAAGAAAAGTGGCTTTCGTATGAAAGCATTGGCTGGGAAGCTTGGCATTGCCCGCAATACACTTTATACTAGGCTAAAGGAAGCAGATTTAAAAGAATCCTTTATTATAGAGATTGGCAGGGTGATACATTATGATTTTTCAAGCGACTTTCCAGGCATATATGAAAGAAATGCACAAAAAGACGATGCTAAGGTCCCTCGTTATAAACTTAAAGAAGATAATCATCAATATACCGATGAGTTCAGTGTTCTGCTCAAGGATACCCATTTTAATCAATTACAGGAATTGAATAAAAAATATTTAAAGCTCATGGAAGAGTATAATAAACTTTTAAAAGCCTTAATTATCATGGCTAATGATGCCGAGTTAGCCGGCATCAAGCAGGAGATTATGGCATTTGTAAAAGAGCAGGAGCAAGAAAACTAA
- a CDS encoding LptF/LptG family permease, whose translation MSNIAIKKIDKLLLRTFITTFILLLGLVLFVMVIQSFFVLFSAIAGKGLGSSIYAKLFFYLSINQLPSVFPIAILMTSLIVFGNLSESFELTAMRSVGLSLQRTLRLPFLFILFLSGVLFYFQDHVYPNSKHKIFALVGDICKKKSALFIQEGVFCNNIPGYSIRVAKKLSDNEHMEGIMVYDYTKKYGSVSITTAAKGRLYTTPDEGYLVMELTNGHNYVEPLPAKSTHGKPDQKSSFYRSNFSSQKIRISLDALKLGSTNAKFAHDPRTRTRPYLKKMIEERSQEVLSQEQNSKKVLAGQASRYHCIEQPTIQSGSHELSASTSSVQETAKNADFILFRDQLVGKKNDSNTASVTWPHDDVLPQRVIQESLRSVRKIKNALITQKDYMNLFNETLNDALYEKEHRFAVAMRCVIVFLLAAPLGCIIRRGGFGISVCISFFFILLEYILSILGRDWAVAGTISPFVGVWLPNFVLFPFCCFFLAKAHQGRGLCSTDWYAFYLKIKQFIKRSMHTKPLSNLDG comes from the coding sequence ATGAGCAATATTGCTATCAAAAAAATTGACAAACTGCTATTACGTACCTTTATAACCACCTTTATCCTATTGCTTGGGCTGGTATTGTTTGTAATGGTTATACAAAGTTTTTTCGTGCTATTTAGCGCTATTGCAGGTAAGGGGTTGGGGAGCAGTATTTATGCGAAGTTGTTTTTTTATTTGTCTATCAATCAACTTCCTAGTGTTTTCCCTATTGCCATTCTCATGACCTCTCTTATTGTTTTTGGTAATCTTTCTGAAAGTTTTGAGTTAACAGCTATGCGTTCTGTAGGTCTTTCTCTGCAACGCACCTTACGGTTGCCTTTTCTTTTTATCCTTTTTTTAAGCGGTGTTCTCTTTTATTTTCAGGATCACGTTTATCCCAATAGCAAGCATAAAATATTTGCTTTAGTAGGCGATATCTGCAAAAAAAAATCTGCTTTATTTATTCAAGAAGGCGTGTTTTGCAATAACATACCAGGGTATAGCATTCGAGTAGCTAAAAAGCTAAGTGACAATGAGCATATGGAAGGGATTATGGTCTACGATTATACTAAAAAGTATGGATCAGTTTCCATAACCACTGCAGCAAAGGGGAGGCTTTACACTACACCAGATGAAGGCTATTTGGTTATGGAACTTACCAATGGCCATAACTATGTAGAGCCTTTGCCTGCTAAGTCTACCCATGGCAAACCAGATCAAAAATCCTCTTTTTATAGAAGTAATTTTTCCAGCCAAAAGATAAGGATTAGTTTAGACGCCCTTAAACTTGGCAGCACAAATGCTAAATTTGCACATGATCCAAGGACAAGAACCCGTCCATACCTAAAAAAAATGATTGAAGAGAGATCGCAAGAAGTGTTAAGCCAGGAGCAAAACAGTAAAAAGGTTCTTGCTGGGCAAGCCAGTCGTTACCATTGCATAGAACAGCCTACCATTCAGTCGGGCAGCCATGAGTTGAGCGCATCTACATCGTCTGTTCAAGAAACAGCTAAAAATGCAGATTTTATATTGTTTAGAGACCAGCTTGTAGGGAAAAAAAACGATTCCAATACTGCATCTGTTACCTGGCCTCATGACGATGTCTTACCACAACGCGTTATTCAAGAATCCTTACGGTCTGTAAGAAAAATCAAAAACGCCTTAATAACCCAAAAAGATTATATGAATCTCTTTAATGAAACCCTAAACGATGCTTTATATGAAAAGGAACATCGCTTTGCAGTAGCCATGCGGTGTGTCATTGTGTTTTTACTAGCAGCTCCTTTAGGCTGCATTATTAGGCGAGGTGGATTTGGCATATCTGTATGCATTAGTTTCTTTTTTATACTCCTGGAGTATATTCTTTCTATATTAGGCAGAGATTGGGCTGTAGCAGGCACTATTTCCCCTTTTGTAGGTGTTTGGTTGCCTAATTTTGTTTTATTCCCCTTTTGCTGCTTCTTTTTGGCAAAGGCCCATCAAGGTAGAGGGTTATGTTCAACCGATTGGTATGCTTTTTATCTAAAGATAAAACAGTTCATTAAGCGAAGCATGCACACTAAACCGCTTTCAAACCTGGATGGCTAA